One Cicer arietinum cultivar CDC Frontier isolate Library 1 chromosome 8, Cicar.CDCFrontier_v2.0, whole genome shotgun sequence DNA segment encodes these proteins:
- the LOC101512898 gene encoding homeobox protein knotted-1-like 6 codes for MEEMYGVPSTVEYADKSLMTPENLIFAADYHSFLMSTSSANRIPMFGSDDIFSAEPSSAAIQDDVASSVMKAKIASHPYYPRLLQAYIDCQKVGAPPEIARLLEEISRENDQYKRDVVVSTCFGADPELDEFMETYCDMLVKYKSDLTRPFDEATTFLNKIETQLSHLCTGASVPTPSDDGGASSDEDVSTGEGDFQDGQSRGEDRELKDRLLRKFGSHIGTLKLEFSKKKKKGKLPKEARQTLLQWWNVHYKWPYPTEADKIELAKSTGLDQKQINNWFINQRKRHWKPSENMQFSTMENFTGRFLGEE; via the exons ATGGAGGAAATGTACGGAGTACCGTCGACGGTGGAATACGCCGACAAATCCCTGATGACGCCGGAGAATCTGATCTTCGCGGCGGACTACCACAGTTTCCTCATGTCTACTTCATCCGCTAACCGGATTCCTATGTTCGGATCCGACGATATCTTCTCGGCGGAACCCTCATCAGCCGCAATTCAAGATGACGTGGCATCTAGCGTTATGAAAGCTAAAATCGCTTCTCACCCTTACTACCCTCGCCTCCTCCAAGCTTACATCGATTGTCAGAAG GTTGGTGCTCCTCCTGAAATCGCGCGTTTGTTAGAGGAAATCAGTAGAGAAAATGATCAGTATAAGAGAGACGTTGTTGTTTCCACGTGCTTTGGAGCCGATCCCGAGCTTGACGAATTTATG GAAACTTACTGCGACATGCTTGTGAAGTATAAATCAGACCTTACTCGTCCTTTTGACGAAGCAACAACGTTCCTCAACAAGATTGAAACGCAACTCAGTCATCTCTGTACTGGTGCTTCAGTTCCCACTCCTTCTG ATGATGGTGGTGCATCTTCGGACGAAGATGTTAGTACTGGAGAGGGTGATTTTCAAGATGGACAATCAAGGGGGGAAGATCGTGAGCTCAAGGATAGGCTTTTACGCAAGTTTGGGAGTCACATTGGCACTTTGAAATTGGagttttcaaagaaaaaaaagaagggtAAGCTTCCCAAGGAAGCAAGACAAACACTACTTCAATGGTGGAATGTTCACTACAAATGGCCTTACCCAACG GAAGCTGATAAGATTGAACTGGCCAAGTCAACAGGGCTAGATCAGAAGCAAATTAACAATTGGTTTATTAATCAAAGAAAACGTCATTGGAAACCATCTGAGAATATGCAGTTTTCTACGATGGAAAATTTTACCGGAAGGTTCCTTGGTGAAGAATGA